Proteins co-encoded in one Halococcoides cellulosivorans genomic window:
- a CDS encoding beta-mannosidase produces the protein MRTTTLSGQWELRAVGTDEWLPATVPGGVYSDLRAAGEIPDPFVEDAECDVQWVAQTDWEYRRTVTVDDAFLDHEHVLVACEGLDTVATLWVNGIEVGATENMHVGQAFPVGDALDPGENVIRVVFESPVEYAAERAAAHPYEIPHTHYPVEQPGRPFVRKAQCQFGWDWGPCLPTMGIYREISLIAHSAPRIEYTTTDQDHGDDGVELSVTVGLDVPVAGEYTVGAAVADASTRERVTLDSGRQRVAVALTVEDPDLWWPRGYGDQPLSELWVGVGEADGDTTLDEATSTIGFREVDLRTDSDEVGRSFQIVVNGTPIYAKGANTVPIAPLYADVSESRYDHLLESAAAANMNTLRVWGGGYYEADYFYERCDELGILVWQDFMFACALYPADDAFLDSVEREVRYQVRRLADHPSIALWCANNENEQALYDWAADHDAHEAHLEDYRRLYTETVEATCREEDPSRPYWPGSPSSGPDTSDPSLETHGDVHAWDVWHESAPFEAYLQTEPRFVSEFGYQSFPSVETLLTVLDEGDCNPTAPLMEHHQRNPGGNERILTRLASQFRMPTAFEAFVYLSQLQQGLAMKTAIEHWRRCKPTTWGALYWQLNDLWPVASWASIEYDGQWKAQQYMARRQFAPVLVSFAPTHADEDENDEAGGAGAGAITAQTLWITSDRPDPIAGTVTLEILDIQTGTVAREETVDVDLAAQESTALVTIDRDDLSVDPTRVMLRATYDGPGDSFANVAVFEPYKRLDLPAADVETAVEGRTVTVSTDETALFVAVDPGPLRGYFSENYVHLAAGESRTLTFESADDRRTGLVEHRLESDLSVTHLRETY, from the coding sequence ATGCGAACGACGACGCTGAGCGGCCAGTGGGAACTCCGAGCGGTCGGGACCGACGAGTGGCTGCCAGCCACCGTGCCAGGGGGCGTGTACAGCGACCTCCGCGCCGCCGGCGAGATTCCCGACCCGTTCGTCGAGGACGCCGAATGCGACGTCCAGTGGGTCGCCCAGACCGACTGGGAGTACCGCCGGACGGTCACCGTCGACGACGCGTTCCTCGACCACGAGCACGTCCTCGTGGCGTGTGAGGGCCTCGATACCGTCGCGACCCTGTGGGTCAACGGGATCGAGGTGGGGGCCACCGAGAACATGCACGTCGGCCAGGCGTTCCCGGTCGGCGATGCGCTGGACCCCGGCGAGAACGTGATCCGTGTGGTCTTCGAGTCGCCGGTCGAATACGCCGCCGAACGGGCCGCGGCCCACCCCTACGAGATTCCTCACACTCACTATCCGGTCGAACAGCCGGGCCGGCCGTTCGTTCGGAAAGCGCAGTGTCAGTTCGGCTGGGACTGGGGGCCCTGCCTCCCGACGATGGGCATCTATCGGGAGATCTCCCTGATCGCGCACTCGGCCCCGCGCATCGAGTACACGACGACCGACCAGGACCACGGAGACGACGGCGTCGAGCTGTCGGTCACGGTCGGCCTCGACGTCCCCGTCGCGGGCGAGTACACCGTCGGCGCGGCGGTCGCCGACGCGAGCACCCGCGAACGCGTCACACTCGATTCGGGCCGACAGCGCGTCGCGGTGGCGCTCACCGTCGAGGATCCCGACCTGTGGTGGCCTCGTGGCTACGGCGATCAGCCACTGTCCGAGCTCTGGGTCGGCGTCGGCGAGGCCGACGGCGACACGACCCTCGACGAGGCCACGTCGACGATCGGGTTCCGCGAGGTCGACCTCCGCACAGACTCCGACGAGGTGGGTCGCTCCTTTCAGATCGTCGTCAACGGCACACCGATCTACGCGAAAGGCGCGAACACGGTTCCGATCGCGCCGCTGTACGCGGACGTGAGCGAATCGCGGTACGACCACCTCCTGGAGAGTGCGGCGGCGGCGAACATGAACACCCTCCGGGTCTGGGGCGGCGGCTACTACGAGGCCGACTATTTTTACGAGCGGTGTGACGAACTCGGCATCCTCGTCTGGCAGGACTTCATGTTCGCCTGTGCACTGTATCCCGCCGACGACGCGTTTCTCGACAGCGTCGAACGCGAGGTACGGTATCAGGTCCGACGGCTGGCCGATCACCCCTCGATCGCGCTGTGGTGTGCGAACAACGAGAACGAACAGGCGCTGTACGACTGGGCGGCCGACCACGACGCCCACGAGGCCCACCTCGAAGACTACCGCCGACTGTACACCGAGACGGTCGAAGCCACCTGTCGCGAGGAAGACCCCTCGCGGCCCTACTGGCCGGGATCGCCGTCGAGCGGGCCCGACACATCGGACCCGTCGCTCGAAACCCACGGCGACGTCCACGCGTGGGACGTCTGGCACGAAAGCGCGCCGTTCGAGGCGTATCTCCAGACCGAGCCCAGATTCGTCTCGGAGTTCGGCTACCAGTCGTTTCCGTCGGTCGAGACGCTCCTGACGGTGCTCGACGAGGGAGATTGCAACCCGACCGCACCGTTGATGGAACACCACCAGCGCAACCCCGGCGGGAACGAGCGGATCCTCACGCGACTGGCGAGCCAGTTCCGGATGCCCACCGCCTTCGAGGCGTTCGTCTACCTGTCGCAACTCCAGCAGGGCCTGGCGATGAAAACCGCGATCGAGCACTGGCGGCGGTGCAAGCCGACGACCTGGGGGGCGCTGTACTGGCAGTTGAACGACCTCTGGCCGGTCGCCTCCTGGGCCTCGATCGAGTACGACGGCCAGTGGAAAGCCCAGCAGTACATGGCCCGCCGGCAGTTCGCGCCCGTCCTCGTCAGTTTCGCGCCAACGCACGCCGACGAGGATGAGAACGACGAGGCCGGAGGCGCGGGCGCTGGCGCGATCACCGCCCAGACGCTCTGGATCACGAGCGACCGGCCAGACCCCATCGCGGGAACGGTCACCCTCGAAATTCTCGACATCCAGACCGGGACGGTCGCCCGCGAGGAGACCGTCGACGTCGACCTCGCGGCTCAGGAGAGCACCGCGCTGGTGACGATCGATCGCGACGACCTGAGCGTCGACCCCACGCGAGTCATGCTCCGGGCGACCTACGACGGGCCCGGCGACTCGTTCGCGAACGTCGCCGTTTTCGAACCGTACAAGCGCCTGGACCTGCCCGCCGCCGACGTGGAAACCGCCGTCGAGGGGCGGACGGTCACCGTCTCCACCGACGAGACCGCGCTGTTCGTCGCCGTCGATCCGGGACCGCTACGGGGATATTTCTCGGAGAACTACGTCCACCTCGCCGCGGGCGAATCCCGAACGCTCACCTTCGAGTCGGCCGACGATCGGCGGACCGGACTGGTCGAACACCGCCTCGAATCGGACCTGTCGGTCACCCACCTCCGCGAGACGTACTGA
- a CDS encoding cellulase family glycosylhydrolase, which produces MTEQPSSDTGESTARSYASRRDVLKLTGAGLASATALGTIGTANAADSGIPTPWLDRKDNTMVDPTGSEVILRGVNIPDPKRLDHTVPARGKNWDHMITHATDPERDWYANVIRIPVHPGDIAELPPVPIADADFHPPVAFDESELLDYCETYLDPVVEYCRERSVYCIVDYHRHWGEGDLPWHDDTLSEEVQLFWSTVAKRYAEDAHVLFELYNEPTLPAMYIDDWYNAKYAGVWRRWKKTAQPWVNTIREHAPRNPIIVGSPGWSAMPEGAQIEEFDGDNLMYAYHIYGGHGLSTDEGFDSRETEEGTNSVWKDVPLFMTEFGWEPGQDRWISGETDGFGRGVSEWADERPIHWTAWCFDITWLPSMFSRAFVDGDPDDSVGDPYSGDIPQLCEDPPCEWNLLGRDEGSFEEYAGEYIRQFLEDRKDDDVPTIDHDDQPPAAPETVTVESVGSDSAEISWPAVTDTGSSGLDHYDITLDGEAWPYVRSGSETTATVDNLIAGTTHEIGVRAVDTYGNVGETATVTVETQAGDTDPVGPPRDLQLSDRTHRSVELTWSSAEGDAARYVITVDGEEYDRIPAPMSPILPSYRLDDLALDSEHTVDIATIGRGGDRSEPVTATVRPQPAHATDRDVLINDYEGSEPLTNNALGGWVGGGIVTGVDNGIAQVDWDSISYHGTTADLDASETPLLKVKARGEMGYELSSLALSVEGSLDKEPVGDITDDRIDTDWSVVTIDLEAAGAGLDPLGQLQFDTVWGTAGAFEMDELWLAAPDDPSGGIDTDATAPSLDPIDGTVPRDIDGDGVHEDLSGDGTLNFPDVNRLFQHTDDPAVQDHVSAYDFTGDGLVDQQDVLALFEMV; this is translated from the coding sequence ATGACAGAGCAACCATCGTCCGACACGGGGGAATCGACGGCACGATCGTACGCCTCGCGGCGTGACGTGCTGAAACTCACGGGGGCCGGGCTAGCGAGTGCGACCGCGCTCGGCACCATCGGCACGGCGAACGCCGCCGACAGCGGGATTCCGACGCCCTGGCTCGACCGAAAGGACAACACGATGGTCGATCCCACGGGCAGCGAGGTGATCCTCCGCGGGGTGAACATCCCCGATCCGAAACGACTGGATCACACCGTCCCGGCCCGCGGGAAAAACTGGGACCACATGATCACGCACGCGACCGATCCCGAGCGGGACTGGTACGCCAACGTGATCCGGATCCCGGTGCATCCGGGCGACATCGCGGAACTCCCGCCGGTGCCGATCGCTGACGCCGATTTCCATCCACCGGTCGCGTTCGACGAAAGCGAGTTGCTCGACTACTGTGAGACGTACCTCGATCCGGTCGTCGAGTACTGCCGCGAGCGGTCGGTGTACTGTATCGTCGATTACCATCGCCACTGGGGCGAGGGCGATCTGCCCTGGCACGACGACACTCTGAGCGAGGAGGTCCAGTTGTTCTGGTCGACCGTCGCGAAGCGGTACGCCGAGGACGCACACGTCCTGTTCGAGCTGTACAACGAACCGACGCTGCCCGCGATGTACATCGACGACTGGTACAACGCCAAATACGCCGGCGTCTGGCGACGCTGGAAGAAGACCGCCCAGCCCTGGGTGAACACGATCCGCGAGCACGCGCCCCGGAATCCGATCATCGTCGGGTCGCCCGGGTGGTCTGCGATGCCCGAGGGCGCACAGATCGAGGAGTTCGACGGCGACAATCTGATGTACGCCTACCACATCTACGGTGGCCACGGACTGTCGACCGACGAGGGCTTCGACAGCCGCGAGACCGAGGAGGGGACGAACTCGGTCTGGAAGGACGTGCCCCTCTTCATGACCGAGTTCGGGTGGGAACCCGGTCAGGACCGCTGGATCAGCGGCGAGACCGACGGGTTCGGCCGTGGCGTCTCCGAGTGGGCCGACGAGCGCCCGATCCACTGGACGGCGTGGTGTTTCGACATCACGTGGCTCCCATCGATGTTCTCGCGGGCGTTCGTCGACGGCGACCCCGACGACTCGGTGGGCGACCCGTACTCTGGCGACATTCCACAGCTCTGTGAGGATCCACCCTGCGAGTGGAACCTGCTCGGCCGCGACGAGGGATCGTTCGAGGAGTACGCCGGGGAGTACATCCGCCAGTTCCTCGAAGACCGCAAGGACGACGACGTGCCGACGATCGATCACGACGACCAGCCCCCCGCCGCGCCCGAGACCGTGACCGTCGAGTCGGTCGGGAGTGATTCTGCCGAGATTTCCTGGCCTGCGGTGACCGACACCGGGAGCTCCGGTCTCGACCACTACGATATTACCCTCGACGGCGAGGCGTGGCCGTACGTCCGCAGTGGGAGCGAGACGACCGCGACCGTCGACAATCTCATCGCCGGGACGACCCACGAGATCGGCGTCCGCGCGGTCGACACCTACGGCAACGTCGGCGAGACCGCGACCGTCACCGTCGAGACCCAGGCCGGGGACACCGACCCCGTCGGCCCGCCGCGCGACCTTCAGTTGTCCGATCGGACCCACCGGTCGGTGGAACTGACCTGGAGTTCCGCCGAGGGCGACGCCGCGCGCTATGTCATCACCGTCGACGGCGAGGAGTACGATCGCATCCCCGCGCCGATGTCGCCCATCCTGCCGAGTTACCGGCTCGACGATCTCGCGCTCGACAGCGAACACACCGTCGATATCGCGACGATCGGGCGCGGAGGCGACCGCTCGGAGCCCGTCACCGCGACGGTCCGACCGCAACCCGCCCACGCGACGGATCGCGACGTGCTGATCAACGACTACGAGGGCAGCGAGCCGCTGACGAACAACGCGCTCGGCGGGTGGGTCGGTGGCGGCATCGTCACCGGCGTCGACAACGGGATCGCCCAGGTCGACTGGGACTCGATCAGCTACCACGGGACGACTGCCGACCTCGACGCGAGTGAGACACCACTCCTGAAAGTCAAGGCGCGCGGCGAGATGGGGTACGAGCTGAGTTCGCTCGCTCTCTCCGTCGAAGGCAGCCTCGACAAAGAGCCCGTCGGGGACATTACGGACGACCGAATCGACACCGACTGGTCGGTCGTGACGATCGATCTGGAGGCTGCGGGCGCGGGCCTCGACCCCCTCGGACAGCTCCAGTTCGACACCGTCTGGGGGACCGCCGGCGCCTTCGAGATGGACGAACTCTGGCTCGCCGCACCGGACGACCCCAGCGGCGGGATCGACACCGATGCGACCGCGCCGAGTCTCGACCCGATCGACGGGACCGTCCCCCGGGACATCGACGGCGACGGCGTCCACGAGGACCTCTCTGGGGACGGGACGCTGAACTTCCCCGACGTGAACCGATTGTTCCAGCACACCGACGACCCCGCCGTCCAGGATCACGTGTCGGCCTACGACTTCACCGGCGACGGCCTCGTCGACCAGCAGGACGTGCTCGCGCTGTTCGAGATGGTCTGA
- a CDS encoding DICT sensory domain-containing protein: protein MDPDESVPLDRIVEVVEGHGQTLTLFNADLSQDEEELIAAHFDVTTVAVEFGRTDTGQPRSFAVLHGEDGFVAACAIDDLIDAIDPAGPLLDADAIESDATDLLGAIDQSVFTDYGKRQLVLASRQVERAAWRARPTTLHVGFQQFSNLRTQVDLYRRLTEHVEVHLYGVPDWEPPLAVEPHGHRDPELERSWFVVLDDDRATAGTTLLLATQDGPDTFSGFWMSKDSIVERTLDRLRDRFPANAPFGTGD, encoded by the coding sequence ATGGATCCCGATGAGTCGGTCCCGCTCGATCGCATCGTCGAGGTCGTCGAAGGGCACGGCCAGACGCTGACGCTGTTCAACGCCGACCTGAGCCAGGACGAGGAGGAACTGATCGCGGCGCACTTCGACGTGACGACCGTCGCCGTCGAGTTCGGCCGGACCGACACCGGCCAGCCACGGTCGTTTGCAGTGTTACACGGAGAGGACGGCTTCGTGGCGGCCTGTGCGATCGACGATCTCATCGACGCGATCGATCCCGCCGGGCCGTTGCTCGACGCCGACGCGATCGAATCGGATGCGACCGACCTGCTCGGGGCGATCGACCAGTCGGTGTTCACCGATTACGGGAAACGCCAGTTGGTGCTCGCGAGTCGGCAGGTCGAGCGCGCGGCCTGGCGCGCTCGCCCGACGACGCTGCACGTCGGGTTCCAGCAGTTCAGCAACCTCCGAACGCAGGTCGATCTGTATCGTCGCCTGACCGAGCACGTCGAGGTCCACCTCTACGGCGTCCCCGACTGGGAGCCACCGCTCGCCGTCGAGCCCCACGGCCATCGCGACCCCGAACTCGAACGGAGTTGGTTCGTCGTCCTCGACGACGACCGCGCGACGGCGGGGACGACACTCCTGCTCGCGACCCAGGATGGGCCGGATACGTTCTCCGGGTTCTGGATGAGCAAGGATTCGATCGTCGAGCGCACGCTCGATCGCCTCCGCGATCGGTTCCCCGCGAACGCGCCGTTCGGGACCGGTGACTGA
- a CDS encoding type II toxin-antitoxin system HicA family toxin, translated as MVRTTFSGYEIIKVLVNEGGFEWRRTRGDHAQCYYEHPTNETDRRHVTVPLHDEVSTGTLHDIADDAGALEFENFCAWIDRNA; from the coding sequence ATGGTCCGGACGACATTCTCTGGCTACGAGATCATCAAGGTCCTCGTCAACGAGGGCGGGTTCGAGTGGCGTCGAACGCGTGGCGATCACGCCCAGTGCTACTACGAACATCCGACCAACGAGACCGATCGCCGGCACGTAACCGTCCCGTTGCACGACGAGGTTTCGACCGGGACACTTCACGACATCGCCGACGACGCTGGCGCGCTGGAGTTCGAGAACTTCTGTGCCTGGATCGACCGGAACGCCTGA
- a CDS encoding type II toxin-antitoxin system HicB family antitoxin, with product MASSTRDSNLDHDDEIRMWREDDWWVITDVETGVTTQGETREAALDNLDEAVALHRGAGDPPTDEQLREVGIDPADNTTGDEEPPEFMQ from the coding sequence ATGGCGAGTTCCACGCGCGACTCGAATCTCGACCACGACGACGAGATCCGGATGTGGCGCGAGGACGACTGGTGGGTGATCACGGACGTCGAGACGGGCGTGACGACCCAGGGCGAGACCCGCGAAGCGGCCCTCGACAATCTCGACGAGGCCGTGGCCCTTCACCGTGGCGCGGGCGACCCGCCCACCGACGAGCAACTTCGTGAGGTCGGGATCGACCCCGCGGACAACACGACCGGCGACGAGGAACCGCCCGAGTTCATGCAGTGA
- a CDS encoding metal-dependent transcriptional regulator — protein sequence MIHGSENDVSESAQMYLKEIYLLSRDGEAARTGELAERLGVSPPSVTEMFGRLEEDGLLEYEKRRGAHLTDDGTDRARRLLRKHCLIERFLVDALDVEAGFHDEACELEHVLSDDTAERLERFVDMPADCPDCYDPEAQHCSRLSVAD from the coding sequence ATGATTCACGGCTCCGAGAACGACGTCAGCGAGAGCGCCCAGATGTACCTCAAGGAGATCTACCTGCTCTCGCGTGACGGCGAGGCGGCCCGGACCGGCGAACTCGCGGAGCGACTGGGCGTCTCGCCGCCGAGCGTGACCGAGATGTTCGGGCGCCTCGAAGAGGACGGCCTCCTGGAGTACGAGAAACGCCGTGGCGCGCATCTCACCGACGACGGCACAGACCGCGCACGTCGCCTGCTGCGCAAACACTGCCTGATCGAGCGGTTTCTCGTCGACGCGCTCGACGTCGAGGCGGGCTTTCACGACGAGGCGTGCGAACTCGAACACGTGTTGAGCGACGACACCGCCGAGCGCCTCGAACGGTTCGTCGACATGCCCGCCGACTGTCCGGACTGTTACGACCCCGAGGCCCAGCACTGTTCGCGCCTCTCGGTCGCGGACTGA
- the amrB gene encoding AmmeMemoRadiSam system protein B → MTTRSPAVAGQFYPADPDALCERITWAYAHAIGPGAEPEAATGPPTLDGVVAPHAGYPYSGPIAAHAFAALARSGRPETVVIPCPNHTGLGDPVAIAGADAWETPLGTVPIEESVRNRLAAVEGVTIDATAHRREHAAEVQVPFLQALYDDPPAIVPIAMGDQSLAVCRRLGEVIAETDACVVASTDFTHYEPHDDAMAADRLAIERIEAGDPEGLLRTVDSEGLSMCGPGPVAVALIASGTTAETLAHRSSGETMGEMREVVGYAALRIGE, encoded by the coding sequence GTGACCACGCGCTCGCCGGCGGTCGCCGGCCAGTTCTACCCCGCCGATCCCGACGCCCTGTGCGAGCGCATCACGTGGGCGTACGCCCACGCGATCGGCCCGGGGGCAGAGCCCGAGGCTGCGACGGGGCCACCCACACTCGACGGTGTCGTCGCGCCGCACGCTGGCTACCCGTATTCGGGGCCGATCGCCGCCCACGCGTTCGCGGCGCTCGCCCGTTCGGGTCGGCCCGAGACGGTCGTGATCCCGTGTCCGAACCACACCGGTCTGGGCGATCCGGTCGCCATCGCGGGCGCCGACGCCTGGGAGACGCCGCTGGGGACCGTCCCGATCGAGGAGAGCGTCCGGAATCGACTGGCCGCCGTCGAGGGCGTCACGATCGACGCGACCGCGCATCGTCGCGAGCACGCCGCCGAAGTCCAGGTCCCCTTTCTGCAGGCGCTGTACGACGATCCGCCGGCGATCGTCCCCATCGCGATGGGCGATCAGTCGCTGGCGGTCTGTCGACGCCTGGGCGAAGTGATCGCGGAGACCGACGCGTGCGTCGTCGCCTCGACGGATTTCACCCACTACGAACCCCACGACGACGCCATGGCCGCCGACCGCCTGGCGATCGAGCGGATCGAGGCCGGCGATCCCGAGGGCTTGCTCCGGACCGTCGACAGCGAGGGCCTCTCGATGTGCGGGCCCGGCCCGGTCGCGGTCGCGCTGATCGCCAGCGGAACCACCGCCGAGACGCTCGCACACAGGTCCTCGGGCGAGACGATGGGCGAGATGCGCGAGGTCGTCGGCTACGCGGCGCTCCGGATCGGGGAGTGA
- a CDS encoding HVO_2753 family zinc finger protein codes for MSERQQKRTQKCVSCGVNVAGTNAAAFDCPDCGTRIHRCATCRKQSTLYECPDCGFRGP; via the coding sequence ATGAGTGAACGCCAGCAAAAACGCACCCAGAAGTGCGTCTCCTGTGGCGTCAACGTCGCGGGAACGAACGCCGCGGCTTTCGACTGCCCGGACTGCGGGACGCGCATCCACCGGTGTGCGACCTGCCGGAAACAGAGTACGCTCTACGAGTGCCCGGACTGTGGGTTTAGGGGGCCCTGA
- a CDS encoding elongation factor 1-beta, whose translation MGDVAAVIKVMPGSPDDDLDALQEDLEGALPEGAKIRGFERDEVAFGLTALLPTVVVPDGEGGTEAVEEAFETVETVESVSVEQVGRL comes from the coding sequence ATGGGCGACGTCGCCGCCGTCATCAAGGTGATGCCCGGCAGTCCCGACGACGACCTGGACGCACTCCAGGAAGACCTGGAGGGCGCACTCCCCGAGGGCGCGAAGATTCGAGGGTTCGAGCGCGACGAGGTCGCGTTCGGCCTGACCGCACTGCTCCCGACCGTGGTCGTCCCCGACGGCGAGGGCGGAACCGAGGCCGTCGAGGAAGCCTTCGAGACCGTCGAGACCGTCGAAAGCGTCTCGGTCGAGCAGGTCGGTCGCCTGTAG
- a CDS encoding HEWD family protein: protein MVTIDPPTERTCERCGREDVWNADRQTWVIRTSDGEKRVGNPQCLHEWDINGAYSPVVES, encoded by the coding sequence ATGGTCACAATCGACCCGCCCACCGAGCGTACGTGCGAACGCTGTGGTCGCGAGGACGTCTGGAACGCCGACCGCCAGACCTGGGTCATCCGAACGTCCGACGGCGAGAAACGCGTCGGGAACCCCCAGTGTCTCCACGAGTGGGACATCAACGGGGCGTACAGCCCAGTCGTCGAATCCTGA
- a CDS encoding glycosyltransferase family 4 protein — translation MRVLNYLELEDHLGPSGIRTAVRQQRSALQDAGVTVVDTLTQGGPTSATQSALSGQSPTVDYDLAHVNTVGPGSVAVATHALRTGRPLVVHAHVTREDFRDSFRGSNALSVPLGRYLRWFYSRADLVLCPSEYTRSLLEQYPVTTEIRPMTNGVDIADLAGHATLREPTRETYDLSGTVVFTVGHVYERKGLSTFCELAQATDYTYAWFGPYRTDPLASSTVKRHVRSPPENVTFTGWVEDRRSAFAAGDIYFFPSKAENQGIAVLEAMATGNPVVARDIPVFREYFTDGEDIVLCESGEEFRAAIDRLADDPALRERLAKNARETAVEHSLDRVGDLLVSTYRDLLDRV, via the coding sequence ATGCGCGTGCTGAACTATCTGGAACTCGAGGACCACCTCGGTCCGAGCGGGATCCGGACCGCGGTCCGCCAGCAGCGCAGTGCGCTCCAGGATGCGGGGGTAACGGTCGTCGACACACTCACGCAGGGCGGCCCGACCAGCGCCACTCAATCGGCGTTGTCCGGCCAGTCACCGACCGTCGACTACGATCTCGCCCACGTGAACACCGTCGGCCCCGGATCGGTCGCCGTCGCGACCCACGCGCTCCGGACGGGCCGGCCACTCGTGGTCCACGCCCACGTCACCCGCGAGGACTTCCGGGACAGCTTTCGGGGATCGAACGCGTTGTCGGTCCCGCTGGGCCGATATCTCCGGTGGTTTTACTCGCGGGCCGACCTGGTGCTCTGCCCCAGCGAGTACACCCGATCGCTGCTGGAGCAGTATCCGGTCACCACCGAGATCCGGCCGATGACCAACGGCGTGGACATCGCGGACCTCGCGGGCCACGCGACACTCCGCGAGCCCACCCGCGAGACCTACGACCTCTCGGGGACGGTCGTGTTCACCGTCGGGCACGTCTACGAGCGCAAGGGCCTCTCGACGTTCTGTGAACTCGCCCAAGCGACCGACTACACCTACGCCTGGTTCGGCCCCTACCGAACCGATCCGCTCGCCTCCTCGACGGTCAAACGCCACGTCCGATCGCCACCCGAGAACGTCACCTTCACGGGGTGGGTCGAGGACCGCCGCAGCGCGTTCGCGGCGGGCGACATCTATTTCTTTCCGTCGAAGGCCGAAAATCAGGGTATCGCCGTCCTGGAGGCGATGGCGACGGGCAACCCGGTCGTCGCGCGTGACATCCCCGTGTTCAGAGAGTACTTCACGGACGGCGAGGACATCGTCCTGTGTGAGTCGGGCGAGGAGTTCCGTGCAGCGATCGACCGACTCGCTGACGATCCGGCCTTACGCGAGCGACTCGCAAAAAACGCCCGCGAGACCGCCGTCGAGCACAGTCTCGACCGGGTTGGCGACCTACTGGTCTCGACCTATCGAGACCTCCTCGACCGCGTTTAG